From Phoenix dactylifera cultivar Barhee BC4 unplaced genomic scaffold, palm_55x_up_171113_PBpolish2nd_filt_p 001378F, whole genome shotgun sequence, a single genomic window includes:
- the LOC120108526 gene encoding zinc finger BED domain-containing protein RICESLEEPER 2-like, which yields MDFAQFRSQSSSKCPKRSELDSYLDDDVLPDLENKEFDILAWWKSNAAVYPILSRMARDVLAIPVSTISSESAFSTGGRVVDQYRSSLSPSTVEALVCTQDWLREQYDEVANCSSSVTLNVDDNTLDSWSGQFGRTE from the exons ATGGATTTTGCTCAATTTAGAAGTCAGAGTTCTTCAAAATGCCCTAAGAGATCCGAGTTGGATAGTTATTTGGATGATGATGTGCTTCCTGATTTGGAGAATAAGGAGTTTGACATCTTGGCTTGGTGGAAGAGCAATGCAGCAGTCTATCCTATACTATCAAGAATGGCTCGAGATGTTCTAGCTATTCCAGTCTCTACTATTTCATCTGAGTCAGCATTCAGCACTGGTGGTAGAGTTGTGGATCAGTATCGAAGCTCTTTGAGCCCTTCTACCGTAGAAGCCTTAGTGTGTACCCAAGATTGGCTTCGTGAACAATATGATGAAG TTGCAAATTGCTCGAGTTCTGTAACATTGAATGTAGATGACAACACCCTGGACTCCTGGAGTGGGCAATTTGGGAGAACTGAATGA